A genomic segment from Saprospiraceae bacterium encodes:
- a CDS encoding DUF3822 family protein, with translation MIKFEIVEDTFAKNKANELELSILAGVDSFTYMVVDKRRHIQVLKEYALEEEASLPRRQRAVQKIVKDDAFLQLPYLKTRLGLIGLQSTILPERLYNPSKHKVYLSQLTDLSINAEIVAEDLFHLSAKLIYALDPKTQIISKQFPTAQKVHLYTAFLETLRPHAAAQKGSHLFCHVRARKIYLFLYDGTLLQYTNHFTYQSARDFLYYVLLIFKTYHLNPKDVPLYLSGQLVKDSEVYRLLFRYLQRIDFLKVPAVFSLGPKLSLQPAYFYFDLMSIQQHL, from the coding sequence ATGATCAAATTTGAGATTGTTGAAGATACCTTTGCCAAAAATAAGGCGAATGAGCTAGAGCTGTCCATCCTGGCAGGGGTGGACAGCTTTACCTATATGGTCGTCGATAAACGCCGACATATTCAGGTACTCAAGGAATACGCCCTGGAAGAAGAAGCCAGCTTGCCTCGCCGCCAAAGAGCGGTCCAGAAAATAGTTAAGGATGATGCTTTTTTGCAGTTGCCTTATCTTAAAACTCGCTTGGGACTCATTGGCCTTCAGTCAACTATACTTCCAGAACGACTTTACAACCCCAGTAAGCACAAAGTTTATCTATCGCAATTGACCGATCTTTCTATTAATGCAGAGATCGTAGCTGAGGATTTGTTTCATCTTTCAGCTAAGCTTATTTATGCGCTTGATCCCAAGACGCAAATTATTAGTAAACAGTTTCCTACCGCTCAAAAAGTCCATCTTTATACGGCGTTCCTGGAAACCTTACGTCCACATGCTGCCGCCCAAAAAGGATCTCACCTTTTTTGCCATGTGCGCGCCCGAAAAATCTACCTGTTCCTCTATGATGGAACACTATTGCAGTATACCAACCATTTTACCTACCAATCAGCCAGGGATTTTCTATACTATGTTTTGTTGATTTTCAAAACATATCATCTTAATCCCAAGGATGTACCGCTTTATTTGTCCGGACAATTGGTGAAGGACTCGGAGGTGTATCGCTTGCTTTTCAGGTACTTGCAGCGCATTGATTTCTTAAAAGTTCCAGCTGTTTTTTCCCTTGGACCCAAGTTGAGTTTACAGCCAGCCTATTTTTATTTTGACCTTATGAGTATTCAACAGCACCTCTGA
- a CDS encoding flippase: MSTSLLKSSSYSLLGYAAQLGLAFVSFLILVRLMPTYDFGVWVLFLTLSSFADMGRMGLTQNAVVKYCIEESSAYGKIVTAGFFLNTACTIIISLLLLCISYPLGSLWSAPELPALLFWYPPIALIHGSARYFDFVHMAQQDFKGIFWSKSLFGLGFIVGIVVVWLSLGTLELWYLPVLQLLAAIPSLLFFVWYKRSYLQWGPLDRQWMKKIFHFGKYVLGTNFSSMFFNKVDLMMVGIFLNPVAVGLYNVATRITNYVEVPMSGIAQAIYPKIAAAGKEQGYLKIGKIYERSVGYLLALTLPIVLFVFVFSKPVVYLLAGVDYLEAAPILAILVIAVLVKPWGRLFGITLDAIGRPKLNFYLLLIGLGLNVLLNWLFISKWGLQGAAYATLIALWSTIFAGQLLIMKIIPIRQSEIWRRIWSFYRHPVAELKMQNL; this comes from the coding sequence GTGAGTACATCCTTATTGAAATCGAGTAGTTACTCCTTGTTGGGTTATGCAGCCCAGTTAGGACTAGCTTTTGTGAGTTTTTTAATCTTGGTCCGCCTGATGCCTACCTATGATTTCGGCGTATGGGTGTTGTTTTTGACCCTGAGTTCCTTTGCCGATATGGGTAGAATGGGTTTGACCCAAAATGCAGTGGTGAAATACTGTATAGAAGAATCAAGTGCGTATGGAAAGATCGTAACTGCCGGTTTTTTTTTGAATACGGCTTGTACCATTATCATCAGCCTTTTACTTTTATGCATCAGCTATCCGCTAGGAAGCTTATGGTCTGCCCCAGAATTACCCGCATTGCTATTTTGGTATCCACCTATTGCATTGATCCATGGTAGCGCCCGCTATTTTGACTTTGTTCACATGGCTCAGCAAGATTTTAAAGGCATTTTTTGGTCAAAAAGCCTGTTTGGCCTTGGGTTCATTGTGGGGATTGTCGTGGTTTGGTTGTCACTGGGGACACTGGAACTCTGGTATTTACCTGTTTTACAATTGTTGGCAGCCATTCCCTCTTTGCTGTTTTTTGTGTGGTATAAACGCAGCTATCTGCAATGGGGACCATTGGATAGGCAATGGATGAAAAAGATCTTCCATTTTGGGAAATATGTGCTAGGAACCAATTTCAGTTCCATGTTTTTCAATAAGGTGGATTTGATGATGGTAGGGATATTTCTTAACCCCGTTGCGGTTGGATTATACAACGTAGCTACTCGGATCACCAATTATGTTGAAGTGCCTATGTCGGGGATTGCTCAGGCTATTTATCCAAAAATAGCCGCAGCCGGTAAGGAACAAGGGTACCTGAAAATTGGAAAAATATATGAACGATCAGTTGGTTATTTATTGGCTTTGACGCTGCCAATTGTATTGTTTGTTTTTGTATTTTCAAAACCAGTCGTCTACCTATTAGCAGGTGTTGACTACCTGGAAGCCGCTCCGATATTGGCGATTTTGGTTATTGCGGTCTTGGTGAAACCTTGGGGGCGGCTTTTCGGTATCACCTTAGATGCCATCGGTCGGCCGAAATTGAATTTTTATTTACTCCTGATAGGACTGGGGCTAAATGTACTGTTGAATTGGCTGTTTATTTCAAAATGGGGCTTGCAAGGTGCCGCCTATGCCACGTTGATAGCTTTGTGGAGCACTATTTTTGCGGGCCAACTACTCATTATGAAAATCATTCCTATCCGACAATCAGAAATATGGCGCAGGATTTGGTCTTTTTACAGGCATCCGGTAGCCGAATTAAAAATGCAAAACCTTTGA
- a CDS encoding glycosyltransferase family 2 protein: MVIIFFVSLLICFYTYIGYGLIVWGWLKVRQSSEPAIEEPEARPAWPAVTLLIAAYNEADILTEKIANCFQLDYPPAQLKILFITDGSSDNSAAILADFPAIQHLHNPERKGKIAAVKRAMPFVETDFVVFTDANTFLNPQSIKGLIAHFRNEKIGAVAGEKRVRNKTADKASAAGEGLYWQYESFLKKQDAALYSVVGAAGELYAIRTALFQHIPADAILDDFEQTLNIAQKGHRVAYEPMAFAEEEASANLQEELKRKIRICAGGFQAMSRLLPLLNVFRYGVLSFQYFSHRVLRWTLAPLSLPLLLLSNIYLVYENGGSGYRLLLFLQLAFYLQASMGYLWRDKQLNIKGFFVPLYFCIMNYAVYAGFLRFIRNKQTVNWEKAKRASQVG; this comes from the coding sequence GTGGTCATCATTTTTTTTGTAAGTCTATTGATTTGTTTTTACACCTATATTGGATATGGCTTGATCGTTTGGGGCTGGCTCAAAGTCCGCCAGAGCAGTGAACCTGCCATAGAAGAACCCGAAGCAAGGCCAGCTTGGCCCGCCGTCACTTTATTAATTGCCGCCTATAATGAAGCGGATATTTTAACGGAAAAAATAGCAAACTGCTTCCAGCTCGATTATCCCCCAGCGCAATTAAAGATCCTTTTTATCACAGATGGATCTTCCGATAATTCCGCTGCCATTTTAGCCGATTTTCCAGCCATTCAACACCTCCATAACCCCGAGCGCAAAGGAAAAATCGCTGCCGTAAAACGGGCGATGCCCTTTGTGGAGACCGACTTTGTCGTTTTCACCGATGCCAACACCTTTTTAAATCCTCAAAGCATTAAAGGCTTAATCGCTCATTTTAGAAATGAAAAGATTGGGGCAGTGGCCGGAGAAAAACGCGTTAGAAATAAAACGGCTGACAAAGCGAGTGCAGCTGGAGAAGGCCTGTATTGGCAATACGAATCTTTTTTGAAAAAGCAAGATGCCGCCTTATACAGCGTAGTGGGCGCCGCCGGAGAGCTTTACGCCATTCGAACTGCCTTGTTTCAGCATATTCCCGCCGATGCCATCCTGGACGACTTTGAGCAAACGCTAAACATTGCCCAAAAAGGTCATCGGGTGGCCTACGAACCCATGGCTTTTGCCGAAGAAGAGGCTTCCGCGAATCTCCAAGAAGAGCTCAAACGCAAAATCCGGATTTGTGCGGGTGGCTTCCAGGCCATGTCTCGCTTGCTCCCCCTATTGAATGTATTTCGCTATGGTGTTTTGTCCTTTCAATACTTTTCTCATCGCGTATTGCGCTGGACCTTAGCGCCGCTGAGTTTGCCGCTTTTACTGCTTAGTAATATTTATTTGGTCTATGAAAATGGTGGAAGCGGCTATCGCTTGTTATTGTTTTTGCAATTAGCCTTTTATTTGCAAGCCAGCATGGGTTATTTGTGGCGCGATAAACAATTGAATATCAAAGGCTTCTTTGTCCCGCTCTATTTTTGCATTATGAATTATGCCGTCTACGCCGGTTTCCTTCGCTTTATCCGAAACAAACAAACGGTGAATTGGGAAAAGGCCAAAAGGGCAAGCCAGGTGGGGTAG
- the tsaD gene encoding tRNA (adenosine(37)-N6)-threonylcarbamoyltransferase complex transferase subunit TsaD: protein MKINILAIESSCDDTSAAIIQNGRVLSNCIANQEAHRVYGGVVPELASRAHQANIVPVVNLALEKAGISKKELSAIAFTKGPGLIGSLMVGVSFAKAMALSLNIPLIEVHHMIAHVLAHFAEEPHPAFPFLCLTVSGGHTQIVLVRNHLEMEVIGQTIDDAAGEAFDKTGKILGLDYPAGPIIDQLAQTGEAKFSFSEPQIPGLDFSFSGLKTAILYFLKKEINANPAFLVEQMPHICASVQSRIVSILINKLVLAVEQTGITNIAIAGGVSANSGLRQAIQRTGEEKGWQTFIPKFEYCTDNAAMIGITGYYKYLNGEFSSQEVAPVARWGM from the coding sequence ATGAAGATAAACATTTTAGCAATTGAATCATCATGCGACGACACATCCGCTGCAATTATACAGAATGGTAGGGTTTTGAGCAATTGTATCGCCAACCAGGAAGCGCATCGGGTGTATGGCGGTGTCGTGCCAGAATTGGCTTCCCGGGCCCACCAGGCCAACATTGTTCCCGTGGTCAACCTCGCTTTGGAGAAAGCGGGGATCAGCAAAAAGGAGCTTAGCGCCATTGCCTTTACCAAGGGGCCGGGCTTAATTGGTTCTTTAATGGTTGGCGTGTCTTTTGCCAAAGCGATGGCTTTGAGCCTCAATATACCGCTCATCGAAGTCCACCATATGATTGCCCATGTGCTGGCACATTTTGCGGAGGAACCTCATCCTGCTTTTCCCTTTCTTTGCCTAACCGTCTCAGGTGGCCATACCCAAATCGTGTTAGTGCGCAATCACCTGGAAATGGAGGTGATCGGCCAAACCATAGATGACGCCGCTGGTGAAGCGTTTGATAAGACGGGCAAAATTTTGGGGCTAGATTATCCGGCTGGGCCAATCATCGACCAGCTGGCACAAACAGGAGAAGCGAAGTTTTCCTTTAGCGAACCTCAGATTCCGGGCCTCGATTTCAGCTTTAGCGGCCTCAAAACGGCTATCCTCTATTTTCTGAAGAAAGAAATAAATGCCAATCCAGCTTTTTTAGTGGAGCAAATGCCGCATATCTGCGCCTCCGTACAAAGTAGAATTGTTAGCATCCTTATCAACAAACTGGTATTAGCTGTCGAACAAACAGGGATTACCAATATCGCCATTGCCGGCGGGGTTTCTGCCAATTCCGGCTTGCGCCAAGCCATTCAGCGCACCGGAGAAGAAAAAGGCTGGCAAACCTTTATTCCCAAGTTTGAATACTGTACGGATAATGCCGCCATGATTGGCATTACGGGTTATTATAAATATTTGAATGGTGAGTTTAGCAGCCAGGAGGTGGCGCCTGTGGCGAGGTGGGGGATGTAG
- a CDS encoding RsmD family RNA methyltransferase, whose protein sequence is MRIIGGKFKGRRFIPPAKNWPTRPTTDFAKEGLFNIIQNHFDISALKVLDLFGGTGNHSYEFISRGCQDVTYVDQFPGCVAFVKKTSELLDIQDQLKIVKGDVFKFIKYATAQYDYIFAGPPYPLPNIPAIPDLIFEKDMVKADGWLVLEHNPTHNFKNHPRFFQERNYAQTIFSIFTPPQGTE, encoded by the coding sequence ATGCGAATTATTGGAGGAAAATTCAAAGGCCGTCGTTTCATTCCACCAGCTAAAAACTGGCCTACCCGCCCTACTACCGATTTTGCCAAGGAAGGTCTATTTAATATCATTCAAAATCATTTCGACATCAGTGCGTTAAAGGTCTTAGACTTGTTTGGCGGAACTGGAAACCATAGTTATGAATTTATCTCCCGAGGGTGTCAGGATGTTACCTATGTAGATCAATTTCCAGGCTGTGTTGCTTTTGTGAAAAAAACCAGTGAATTATTGGATATTCAAGACCAACTCAAGATCGTAAAAGGAGATGTCTTTAAATTTATTAAGTATGCCACCGCCCAATACGATTATATTTTCGCAGGCCCACCTTATCCACTACCCAATATTCCAGCTATTCCCGACCTTATTTTCGAAAAGGATATGGTCAAGGCTGATGGTTGGCTGGTATTAGAACATAATCCTACCCACAATTTTAAAAACCATCCACGGTTTTTCCAAGAAAGAAATTACGCCCAAACGATTTTCAGCATTTTCACGCCACCCCAAGGAACGGAATAA
- a CDS encoding transposase, translating to MLHFYNCYFTTCTILNWEPLLADDKYKDILIESFRYLVKEQSVEIFSFVIMRNHFHMVWQINEPHTLSTIQHRLLKYTAQAMKMELQQSNPAFLRKFRVGKYDRAYQIWKRKSLSKTVYTQHFYQQKVNYIHKNPCRSTPPLAESPADYLYSSAFYHETGVKNWDFLS from the coding sequence ATGTTGCATTTTTATAACTGCTATTTCACCACCTGTACCATCTTGAATTGGGAGCCCTTGCTTGCCGATGACAAATACAAGGACATCCTCATTGAAAGTTTTAGGTATCTCGTAAAGGAACAATCCGTTGAGATTTTTTCCTTTGTCATTATGCGCAATCATTTTCATATGGTATGGCAAATCAATGAACCGCATACATTGAGTACGATCCAGCACCGTTTACTTAAGTATACTGCTCAGGCGATGAAAATGGAATTACAACAATCAAATCCGGCATTTTTGCGAAAATTCAGGGTGGGCAAATACGATAGGGCCTATCAAATATGGAAGCGGAAATCCCTTTCCAAAACCGTCTACACACAACATTTCTACCAACAAAAAGTCAATTACATCCACAAGAATCCATGCCGATCCACACCGCCATTGGCTGAATCACCTGCCGATTATCTCTATTCTTCCGCATTTTATCATGAAACTGGTGTCAAAAACTGGGACTTCCTCAGCTGA
- a CDS encoding glycosyltransferase family 2 protein, with protein sequence MEKQWPLVSIVAVNFRQAAITADFLDSIRQLTYPRIEVILVDNGCLEDKETLFKAHFPGLKVLSSAENLGFAGGNNLAIQQANGDYVLMINNDTLVPAGLLEPLVSLLEEKREVGIVSPKIYYADSPHIIQYAGINAINRFTGRVRSPAKQKIDDGSYNWIGPTTYAHGACMLVRAEVFNTAGLLSEKYFLYYEELDFCELVKQNGWEIYYAGISHIYHRESLSIGKFNPLKTYYLFRNRWLFMRAWYGVGFSYYFFVTYFLLVGVSWHLLKHWLRGERAHVVAILRSVQWHLKPEKRSNPSSLK encoded by the coding sequence ATGGAAAAACAATGGCCATTAGTATCTATCGTTGCCGTAAATTTCAGGCAAGCAGCGATCACTGCTGATTTTTTAGACAGCATCCGGCAGCTGACTTATCCGAGGATAGAGGTGATTTTGGTAGATAATGGCTGCCTTGAGGATAAAGAAACGCTATTTAAAGCCCATTTTCCTGGTTTAAAGGTGCTTAGCAGTGCGGAGAACCTAGGATTTGCAGGGGGCAATAACCTCGCCATCCAGCAAGCCAATGGCGATTATGTTTTAATGATTAATAATGATACCCTCGTTCCGGCTGGACTGCTGGAACCCCTAGTCTCTTTGCTGGAAGAAAAACGGGAAGTTGGTATTGTTAGCCCTAAAATCTATTACGCCGATTCGCCCCATATCATTCAGTACGCTGGCATCAACGCTATCAATCGGTTTACTGGACGGGTACGGAGTCCAGCCAAGCAAAAAATTGACGATGGCAGCTATAACTGGATTGGTCCAACCACTTATGCGCATGGTGCTTGTATGCTGGTCAGGGCCGAGGTCTTTAACACCGCAGGTTTGCTATCGGAAAAATACTTTTTGTATTATGAAGAATTGGATTTTTGTGAGCTGGTTAAGCAAAACGGCTGGGAAATCTATTATGCAGGCATCAGTCATATTTACCACCGAGAATCCCTTTCAATTGGCAAATTCAATCCCCTAAAAACCTACTATTTATTTCGAAACCGATGGTTGTTTATGCGAGCGTGGTATGGTGTCGGATTTTCTTATTATTTCTTTGTCACTTATTTCTTATTAGTAGGTGTTTCCTGGCATTTATTAAAGCACTGGCTACGAGGAGAGAGGGCGCATGTCGTGGCCATACTTAGGAGTGTACAATGGCATTTGAAACCTGAAAAAAGGAGTAACCCATCATCCCTAAAATAG
- a CDS encoding class I SAM-dependent methyltransferase: MTNIVFGSMQHQMSGRMKKYPGLARLVKRIFGYTLVGNYARALTFSALLEKLPLKDIRSVLDLGCGYGEYAFMMAEALPQATVTALDINAQSVAAIDRLAKTNGYHNLETHIGTIDTLEEKDGTYDFIFSVDVFEHIKEEEMPFAQSYQKLKTGGHLLVKIPNKDQLTILPEQWFEDHHHWLEDEHIGQVYDLAGLVARMEREGFKVIYSAYGDGWWSRLGWELGYLSHKAGPVLQLLCLPLAKLMVKIDFTFHHRRTGNTIQVIGQKIG, from the coding sequence ATGACGAATATTGTATTTGGCAGCATGCAACACCAGATGAGTGGCAGGATGAAAAAATATCCGGGTTTGGCTCGTTTGGTGAAACGCATTTTTGGGTATACCCTCGTGGGTAATTATGCCAGGGCATTGACCTTTAGCGCTTTGCTGGAAAAATTACCGCTAAAAGACATCCGTTCGGTTCTGGACCTTGGCTGTGGCTATGGCGAATACGCCTTTATGATGGCGGAGGCTTTACCCCAGGCAACAGTAACGGCGCTGGATATCAATGCCCAATCCGTTGCAGCTATTGATCGTTTGGCCAAAACAAACGGGTACCATAACCTTGAAACTCATATAGGTACCATCGATACGCTTGAGGAAAAGGATGGTACCTATGACTTTATCTTCTCCGTTGATGTCTTTGAGCACATCAAGGAAGAAGAAATGCCCTTTGCCCAATCGTATCAAAAGCTAAAAACCGGCGGCCATTTATTGGTAAAAATTCCCAATAAGGATCAGTTAACCATCTTGCCAGAGCAATGGTTTGAAGACCACCATCATTGGTTGGAGGATGAACATATTGGTCAGGTATATGATTTGGCTGGTTTGGTTGCCAGGATGGAGAGGGAGGGCTTCAAAGTCATTTATTCAGCCTATGGCGATGGTTGGTGGAGCCGTTTAGGCTGGGAATTAGGTTATTTATCCCACAAAGCAGGGCCCGTATTGCAATTGCTGTGTTTGCCGCTGGCCAAACTCATGGTAAAAATTGATTTTACTTTTCATCATCGGAGAACAGGCAATACGATTCAGGTCATTGGACAAAAGATTGGATAA
- a CDS encoding O-antigen ligase family protein, with protein MATYTNKLASNIFKEKPLVILPILLAVGIGGLIGLLDLKWALVATMLPLIALFFGKIILQPAFGLLTAMVAAFVALGISRYIPYPWGLSVDVILVIAWMGLLLHKILDRDWSPFFNDIVWWAVIWYGYLCLELINPEMPGVKAWGFAMRGIGFYQLLGFTLAFAFLRHPKYIKMVVNFILVLSVLGALWGLKQQYWGLDLAEEYWLWEEGHAKEHVLNGVLRVFSFYSDAGQFGASQAMVALMCAILFLGPFSWKHKILYLLTGLATLSGFLFSGTRGAGAVLLAGAVIYLLLSKNFKILVLGLAFLGLTFYGLRYTYAFHSFQPVARLRTALDVNNPSLQARLRNQETFSYYLASRPFGGGIGSSAYWGERFNPNSLLASTPTDSYFVRIWVETGLVGICLHLLMLGYFLGKGCGIVWHLKDGQLRYRAMALLAAFFGILVASYGNQVYSQFPTGIIMSIAIPLICMSPMFDQMIAKEKEER; from the coding sequence CCAATATTTTTAAAGAAAAGCCCCTGGTCATACTGCCCATTTTGTTAGCAGTTGGCATAGGAGGATTGATCGGTTTGCTGGACCTGAAATGGGCGCTGGTTGCTACTATGCTGCCCTTGATCGCCCTGTTTTTTGGCAAAATCATCCTCCAACCCGCCTTTGGTTTACTGACCGCGATGGTGGCCGCTTTTGTGGCCTTGGGCATTAGCCGTTATATTCCTTATCCTTGGGGCTTAAGTGTTGATGTCATTTTGGTAATTGCCTGGATGGGGCTATTGTTGCATAAAATACTAGACCGCGACTGGAGTCCTTTTTTTAATGATATTGTTTGGTGGGCCGTAATATGGTATGGCTATTTATGTTTGGAACTGATCAATCCAGAAATGCCTGGCGTAAAGGCATGGGGGTTTGCCATGCGTGGCATCGGGTTTTATCAGTTATTGGGCTTTACCCTTGCTTTTGCTTTTTTGAGGCATCCTAAGTATATCAAAATGGTTGTCAATTTTATACTTGTCTTGTCCGTACTGGGCGCCCTGTGGGGCCTAAAGCAACAATATTGGGGCTTGGACCTGGCCGAGGAGTATTGGTTGTGGGAAGAAGGCCATGCGAAAGAACATGTTTTAAATGGCGTGCTTCGGGTCTTTTCATTTTATAGTGATGCGGGGCAGTTTGGCGCCTCTCAGGCCATGGTTGCCCTGATGTGTGCTATTTTATTCCTTGGTCCATTTTCATGGAAGCACAAGATATTATATCTATTGACTGGCTTGGCCACCCTCTCTGGCTTTTTATTTTCCGGAACCAGGGGCGCTGGGGCTGTTTTGTTGGCAGGAGCCGTTATTTACCTCTTGTTGAGTAAAAACTTCAAAATACTAGTGTTGGGTTTGGCTTTCCTAGGCTTAACCTTTTATGGCTTGAGATACACCTATGCATTTCATTCCTTTCAGCCTGTAGCTCGATTGCGTACCGCTTTAGATGTGAACAATCCCTCTTTGCAGGCGCGTCTGAGAAACCAAGAAACTTTCTCTTATTACTTGGCTTCAAGGCCATTTGGCGGAGGAATTGGTTCATCCGCTTATTGGGGAGAAAGGTTCAATCCTAACTCTTTGTTAGCCAGTACGCCAACAGATAGTTATTTTGTAAGAATATGGGTAGAGACCGGATTGGTCGGCATTTGTTTACATTTACTCATGTTGGGCTACTTTTTAGGGAAAGGCTGTGGTATTGTCTGGCATTTAAAAGACGGACAGCTTCGCTATCGGGCGATGGCCTTACTTGCAGCCTTCTTTGGCATATTGGTAGCTAGCTATGGCAACCAGGTATATAGCCAGTTTCCAACGGGAATAATCATGTCCATTGCCATACCCTTGATTTGTATGAGCCCAATGTTTGACCAAATGATTGCTAAAGAAAAAGAAGAGAGATAG
- a CDS encoding glycosyltransferase family 2 protein yields the protein MQLFLMFCSSIILIYLGWGVFYQLIFSIAGRFWVEVELPPIGAYRKMVVLIPAYKEDKVILQVAKAALAHDYPKEQFEVLVIADSLQADTLKELQKLPLRLVFVDFDQSTKSKAINAALNQIPPHEFDVVVILDADNTMAPGFLHHINGHFELGHRIVQGCRAAKNENTPIAILDGLSESVNNHILGKGPIVLGLSARLAGSGMAFDETLFRSVMPKIDAIGGFDKALELRLTGKGERIMYAPQAIILDEKVSKPEHFSQQRSRWIAAQFYYAKRSFPDALKALFVHGMIDYFNKAAQMLLPPRLITPGVLFLFTLFWFLNGNANMGFSFAIILFFNIISFLLALPNYTWRQPYINALFQLPIIFLYALKSIGNTGKAHRQFIHTPHGESE from the coding sequence ATGCAGCTATTTTTAATGTTTTGCAGTTCCATTATATTGATCTATTTGGGCTGGGGTGTTTTTTATCAATTGATTTTTTCCATTGCTGGTCGATTCTGGGTTGAGGTCGAATTACCTCCGATCGGGGCCTATCGAAAAATGGTCGTCCTGATCCCCGCTTACAAAGAAGATAAAGTCATCCTCCAGGTAGCAAAAGCAGCTCTAGCACATGACTACCCCAAGGAACAATTCGAGGTCCTGGTTATTGCCGATAGCCTACAAGCGGATACCTTGAAGGAATTGCAAAAATTACCGCTTCGTTTGGTATTTGTGGATTTTGATCAAAGTACCAAATCCAAGGCGATCAACGCGGCCCTCAACCAAATTCCTCCCCATGAATTTGATGTGGTGGTGATATTGGATGCTGACAACACCATGGCACCAGGATTTCTACATCATATTAACGGGCATTTTGAATTGGGCCACCGTATTGTTCAAGGCTGTAGGGCAGCCAAAAATGAAAATACACCAATAGCTATTTTGGATGGCCTTAGCGAATCCGTTAATAACCACATTTTAGGCAAAGGGCCCATCGTTTTAGGGCTTTCCGCCCGATTGGCAGGCTCCGGAATGGCTTTTGATGAAACGCTTTTCCGATCGGTCATGCCAAAGATTGATGCCATAGGCGGCTTTGATAAGGCGCTGGAGCTTCGTTTAACAGGCAAAGGAGAACGAATAATGTATGCCCCTCAAGCCATCATACTGGATGAAAAAGTAAGTAAGCCCGAGCATTTTAGCCAGCAGAGAAGCCGGTGGATTGCTGCTCAATTTTACTATGCTAAACGATCTTTTCCCGATGCATTAAAAGCGCTTTTTGTCCATGGGATGATCGATTATTTTAACAAGGCAGCCCAGATGCTATTGCCCCCGAGGCTAATTACTCCTGGTGTATTGTTTTTATTTACCCTCTTTTGGTTTTTAAACGGAAATGCCAATATGGGCTTTAGCTTTGCTATTATACTGTTTTTTAATATCATTTCCTTTTTGTTGGCATTGCCCAACTATACCTGGCGGCAGCCTTATATAAATGCACTTTTTCAATTGCCGATTATTTTCCTTTATGCCTTAAAGTCAATAGGGAACACAGGAAAAGCTCATCGGCAGTTTATCCATACACCTCACGGTGAATCTGAATAA